From Candidatus Paceibacterota bacterium:
CCATTGAAAGCCATACTATTTTAGAAATTAATGCTAGCCCCTTGCGTTTAGACCTAGATGCCTTGAAAGTGAAGGAAGCCAAAGAAGCCGGAGTGAAGTTTGCCATTGATAGCGATACCCATGCTTTGGAAGATTTAAACAGAATGGAGTATGGAGTAAATGAAGCCCGCCGAGGTTGGGCGGAGAAAAGCGATGTTGTTAATACTTTTTTGTTGGCGCATCTTATTAAAAGTTTAAAAAGAAATTTGAGCTAAAATAAATTTTATATGTTAAGCGACCCTCATTGTATTTTTTGTAAAATTATTAAAGGGGATATACCTGCTAAGAAATATTATGAAGATGATAATTTTTTAGCTATTTTCGATGTCCAACCTATCGCTCCTAACCACTTGTTAGTTTTCAGTAAAAATCATTATACCAGCATTAAGGCTATGCCAGAAGAGGAATGGTTGCAACTGCACGCTAAAGCTAGAGAATTAGCCGAGAAACTTAGCGCTGAGCTTCATGCCGACGGTTATAATTATATGATTTATAACGGTGAAGCGGCTGAGTCGGGCGTTCCTCACCGACCGCATATCCACATTATCCCGCGTTATTTTAAAGACGGTTTGCATTTAGACCCTCGCACCAATCATTAATTCCATTTTTTATGGGTTCATCTCTTATTCCATTTATTTTAAGTTTTCACTTTCTGGTGCCCCAATCTCCATTTTGGAGAGCCTTTTTATCTTTTTCCGGCAATGCTGTGGTCTACCTGTCAGGCGTTATTTTCGTCTTGCTTTTCGTAAGGTCAATAATGGTGGTTATTTATGCTTATTCTAAATATTGGAAAACCAAAGAGAGTTTAACTATAGAAACAGTAGAAAAGATAGCCAATGAGCGTAAAACTAAATTGCCCTTTTTTACTATAATTATTCCAGCGCGCGATGAAAGCGAAGTGGTGGCTTCCACTATAGAAACTTTTTTAAATATCAATTATCCGCGCAATAGTTATGAGGTAATAGTAGTCACTGACCAAAAAGAAACGCTTAAGGCTGCGGAAGGAAAGGTTACTACTCAAACAGAAGTAAAGAGAATGCAGGAAAAATACAAGATTAATCAGCCAGAT
This genomic window contains:
- a CDS encoding HIT family protein; translation: MLSDPHCIFCKIIKGDIPAKKYYEDDNFLAIFDVQPIAPNHLLVFSKNHYTSIKAMPEEEWLQLHAKARELAEKLSAELHADGYNYMIYNGEAAESGVPHRPHIHIIPRYFKDGLHLDPRTNH